A stretch of the Zeugodacus cucurbitae isolate PBARC_wt_2022May chromosome 6, idZeuCucr1.2, whole genome shotgun sequence genome encodes the following:
- the LOC105220620 gene encoding GTP cyclohydrolase 1-like isoform X1, producing the protein MSFSFTRQLSEMSASELNDAIDDTNFPQAHILSRGRNNSVCSTSSASGITPLMDRALSQTDEVVGGNTTVSNAVPAATPTTPGSGGSVAASGGALTNAVAKDAAITTPPPVSFTRPKLMLKTNGIIPEHEADAPMTPKTPRTSTTPGHEHCTFHHDLELDHKPPTREALLPELSRSYRLLLSGLGENPERQGLLKTPERAAKAMLFFTKGYDQNLEDVLNGAVFDEDHDEMVVVKDIEMFSMCEHHMVPFYGKVSIGYLPCNKILGLSKLARIVEIFSRRLQVQERLTKQIAVAVTQAVQPAGVAVIIEGVHMCMVMRGVQKINSKTVTSTMLGVFRDDPKTREEFLNLVTSK; encoded by the exons atgagCTTCAGCTTCACACGCCAACTGTCGGAAATGAGCGCCAGTGAACTTAACGACGCCATTGACGACACCAATTTCCCGCAGGCGCATATCCTGTCACGTGGCCGCAACAATAGCGTCTGCTCGACCAGCTCGGCATCGGGCATAACACCGCTTATGGATCGTGCACTCTCTCAAACCGATGAAGTGGTCGGTGGCAATACGACTGTGTCTAACGCTGTTCCTGCTGCGACACCCACTACACCCGGTAGTGGTGGCAGTGTTGCTGCTAGTGGTGGTGCTTTAACTAATGCTGTTGCAAAGGATGCTGCGATTACCACGCCACCACCTGTATCCTTTACGCGCCCAAAGCTAATGCTTAAAACCAATGGCATTATTCCGGAGCATGAGGCGGACGCACCGATGACGCCGAAAACACCGCGTACATCAACTACACCAG GCCATGAACATTGCACATTCCATCACGATCTCGAGCTGGATCACAAACCACCAACACGTGAGGCGCTGTTACCCGAGTTGTCGCGTTCATATCGTCTATTGTTGAGCGGGCTTGGTGAGAATCCCGAACGACAGGGCTTGTTGAAGACACCTGAACGCGCCGCTAAGGCTATGTTGTTCTTTACAAAGGGTTACGATCAAAATTTGGAAG atgtaCTCAATGGCGCTGTCTTCGATGAGGATCACGATGAAATGGTAGTTGTAAAGGATATAGAAATGTTTTCCATGTGTGAGCATCACATGGTACCATTCTATGGCAAGGTTTCAATCGGCTATTTGCCTTGCAATAAGATTTTGGGACTCAGCAAGTTGGCAAG AATTGTGGAGATCTTTTCACGTCGTCTACAAGTGCAGGAACGTTTGACGAAGCAAATCGCCGTTGCTGTTACACAGGCTGTGCAACCAGCTGGTGTGGCAGTCATCATTGAGGGAGT TCACATGTGCATGGTAATGCGTGGCGTGCAGAAGATCAACAGCAAAACTGTCACCTCAACAATGTTGGGCGTCTTCCGTGATGATCCCAAGACCAGAGAGGAGTTCTTAAATCTTGTGACCAGCAAATAA